The following proteins are co-located in the Vanessa atalanta chromosome 11, ilVanAtal1.2, whole genome shotgun sequence genome:
- the LOC125067336 gene encoding uncharacterized protein LOC125067336 encodes MISGKKYLRVFGYTYEGALKLKYSMRYRCSQGCGVYLYKSFDVTFALSQRGGRLLIFNGYCYSMQKFRNDYLHWRCTMVQPGTAKRCTAKLYTTIEYKVIEDIGEHCHKKPKFTKKNNTIIRIY; translated from the exons ATGATATCTGGGAAAAAGTACCTGAGGGTCTTCGGGTATACCTACGAGGGAGCGCTCAAGCTGAAATACTCCATGCGCTACCGCTGCAGCCAAGGCTGTGGAGTGTATCTTTACAAATCGTTCGACG tcaCATTTGCTCTGTCACAGAGAGGCGGTCGTCTGCTTATCTTCAACGGGTATTGCTACAGTATGCAAAAGTTCAGGAACGACTATTTACACTGGAGGTGTACGATGGTCCAGCCGGGTACAGCGAAACGTTGCACCGCAAAGCTTTACACTACCATAGAGTACAAAGTAATAGAAGATATAGGAGAACATTGCCACAAGAAACCTAAGTTTACAAAGAAGAATAATACAATCATCAGAATCTACTAG